From the Prunus dulcis chromosome 4, ALMONDv2, whole genome shotgun sequence genome, one window contains:
- the LOC117625425 gene encoding protein ALP1-like — protein MVKGRDVSSYRNRHGKISQNVLAACNSDLEFIYVLSGWEGSAHDSKVLNDALSRRNGIKVPQGKYFLVDCGFPNRRQFLAPFRGVRYHLQDFAGQGRDPENATELFNLRHASLRNVIERIFGIYKSRFTIFKSAPPFLYRTQAELVLACAGLHNFLRRECRYDEFPIELENESSSSSPLPGNEGDNVEQVFETQEQQRENANEWRVVSGYYSSGWRLRRGRADRGK, from the exons ATGGTAAAAGGGCGTGATGTAAGCAGCTACCGCAATCGTCATGGAAAGATATCACAAAATGTATTAGCAGCATGTAACTCTGATTTGGAGTTCATATACGTGCTCAGTGGATGGGAAGGTTCAGCTCATGATTCAAAAGTGTTAAATGATGCTTTATCAAGGAGGAATGGAATCAAGGTACCACAAG GTAAATATTTCTTAGTGGATTGTGGATTTCCAAATCGACGTCAATTTTTAGCTCCATTTCGAGGTGTACGATATCATCTCCAAGATTTTGCTGGTCAAGGTCGTGACCCCGAAAACGCAACTGAGTTGTTCAATCTTCGCCATGCTTCCTTGAGGAATGTAATTGAGAGGATATTTGGGATATATAAATCAAGATTCACAATTTTCAAGTCAGCACCTCCATTCCTATATAGGACTCAAGCAGAGCTTGTGTTAGCTTGTGCAGGACTACATAATTTTCTTCGTAGGGAATGTCGTTATGATGAATTTCCTATTGAACTAGAGAACgagtcttcatcatcttcaccaTTACCAGGTAATGAAGGAGATAATGTGGAACAAGTTTTTGaaactcaagaacaacaaCGAGAGAATGCTAATGAATGGAGAGTTG